In the Rhodothermaceae bacterium genome, one interval contains:
- a CDS encoding peptidase A8, whose translation MRLFWIVAGVLILDQTTKVIVRTNMDPGHFGAIDLVGDWLKFTYTENPGMAFGINFGPAGLITAFSIIAATLIVVYMLRVRDGYLPYTASLACILGGAIGNIIDRLFYGMIFDYGPFFQGRVVDFIHFDIWHGQVSSSIPLIGGSYLSFFPIFNVADIGIVGGVIGILLFQKKFLSGLHCCEPEPAPSEELPVAEQLPPVT comes from the coding sequence ATGCGGCTGTTTTGGATTGTAGCTGGGGTGTTGATCCTTGATCAAACGACGAAAGTGATCGTGCGCACCAACATGGATCCAGGCCATTTTGGTGCGATTGATCTTGTGGGAGACTGGCTCAAGTTCACCTACACCGAAAATCCTGGAATGGCGTTCGGGATTAATTTCGGCCCCGCGGGTCTGATCACTGCGTTTTCGATTATAGCAGCAACCCTGATCGTAGTCTACATGCTTCGCGTTCGGGATGGCTATCTGCCCTACACAGCGAGTTTAGCATGCATTCTAGGAGGAGCCATTGGGAATATTATTGACCGCCTATTTTACGGAATGATATTCGACTACGGTCCTTTTTTTCAAGGGCGAGTCGTTGATTTCATTCATTTTGATATATGGCATGGGCAGGTATCTTCATCGATTCCGTTGATTGGCGGAAGCTATTTATCATTTTTCCCAATCTTCAATGTGGCAGATATCGGGATCGTAGGGGGTGTAATTGGCATTCTGCTTTTTCAGAAAAAATTCTTGAGTGGACTGCATTGCTGTGAACCGGAACCAGCCCCCTCTGAGGAGCTCCCTGTTGCTGAGCAGTTACCCCCTGTAACGTAA
- a CDS encoding molecular chaperone DnaK — translation MAAQKSAQVSSGLPVNGPAKTPFDDELLAHFRSLILDKRKRALDDITKMQAQIKDSRERSESDSAYSFHMADAGTDAMEREKLYLMLARQKKYIGYLDRALERIDNRTYGVCKVTGNPISRERLEAVPHTEISIEAKLKQKR, via the coding sequence ATGGCAGCTCAAAAATCAGCCCAAGTATCCTCTGGGCTTCCGGTAAATGGTCCTGCGAAGACACCATTTGACGATGAACTACTGGCTCATTTCCGCTCGTTGATTCTTGATAAGCGCAAGCGTGCACTCGACGATATAACGAAGATGCAGGCTCAGATCAAAGACTCGCGCGAGCGATCAGAGAGTGACTCCGCGTACAGCTTTCACATGGCTGATGCGGGGACGGATGCGATGGAGCGGGAGAAGCTGTACCTGATGCTGGCTCGCCAGAAAAAATATATTGGTTATTTAGACCGTGCCCTCGAACGCATTGATAACCGGACCTATGGGGTTTGCAAGGTGACAGGCAATCCCATTTCCCGGGAGCGGCTGGAGGCGGTACCTCATACAGAGATTTCGATAGAGGCCAAGCTCAAGCAAAAGCGGTAG
- a CDS encoding isoleucine--tRNA ligase — MKGFEEIQRVDAHVIEREIRQWWESEGIFQKSVELRAGAPTYTFYEGPPTANGHPGVHHVMARTIKDVFCRYHTMKGCRVERKAGWDTHGLPVEIEVEKSLGLDGHEDILRYGMAKFNQQCRESVLAYKGEWDELTRQMGYWVDLDHPYVTFETKYIETEWWLIKQIYDKGLLYKGHKIHWYSPGSGTILSSHEVSLGYKEVQDPSVTVRFRSLDRPDTYFLAWTTTPWTLISNAALAVGPEIEYVSVRCSSLPESNLILARARLEMLQEEYEVTRTMRGSELEGEHYEPLFSFFKDQGHNAWRVVTADFVSTEDGTGIVHIAPAFGADDYEVGQTEGFPVLNPINPRGYFAPDIPHVGGLWFKDADRPIIRDLRGRGLLHRDDSYVHNYPHDWRKGTPLMSYPVESWFIRTTAIRDRLVELNNQIAWQPVSIGSGRFGEWLSNNVDWALSRRRFWGTPLPVWVSDQDPDVIEVIGSIQELRERCGEQLPDKDEDIDLHRPFVDELTWPAPDGGTMRRVPETIDVWFDSGAMPFAQWHYPFENQEAFQRSFPADFIAEGVDQTRGWFYTLHAIAALVMDEVSFRNCVVGGLLLDAKGEKMSKTKGNTLDPFDLIKEHGADRVRWYMMSNTPPWEDLKFNVNGVKEVERKFFGTLMNSYSFFATYANIDGYTGEEEAPSVIERPELDRWILSRLHSTAELVDAALARYHPTKAARAVESFVTDLSNWYIRRSRRRFWSAKATQASESDDDKWAAYETVHTCLETTACLMAPIAPYYSEWLYQHLMVDTRDAAESVHLTYFPQKDQALVDAALEARMKSAQVISSLVLGLRNKASLNIRQPVGRILVVVDEKCREETISLVAPIILDEVNARTIEYIDASHAIVRRSARPNFRQLGRRAGRNMPKVKEAILALEPAQLEAYGAGERVVLTGEGFELELQPGDVEITTEGVEGWLVGQEDGYTVALDTVITEELLHEGLARESINRLQNLRKSAGFAVTDRIHVDYKATEVLRTAIEHYVDRVRNETLAITFNFANSPKGERIERFDIGEESLTLGVSRSE, encoded by the coding sequence ATGAAGGGCTTTGAAGAAATTCAGCGCGTTGATGCTCATGTAATTGAACGGGAGATCCGCCAGTGGTGGGAGTCTGAAGGCATCTTTCAGAAAAGCGTTGAGCTACGCGCGGGAGCACCGACCTATACGTTTTATGAGGGTCCCCCAACCGCAAACGGGCATCCAGGTGTCCACCATGTGATGGCCCGCACGATTAAAGATGTGTTCTGCCGCTACCATACCATGAAGGGATGTCGTGTTGAGCGAAAAGCAGGGTGGGATACTCATGGGCTTCCCGTTGAGATTGAGGTTGAAAAAAGCCTCGGGCTTGATGGTCACGAAGATATTTTGCGCTACGGCATGGCAAAATTTAATCAGCAGTGCCGTGAGAGCGTTCTGGCCTATAAAGGAGAATGGGATGAACTGACACGTCAGATGGGGTACTGGGTTGATCTTGATCATCCTTACGTGACCTTCGAGACGAAATACATCGAAACCGAATGGTGGTTGATCAAGCAGATTTATGACAAGGGTCTGCTTTATAAGGGCCATAAGATTCACTGGTACAGCCCGGGATCCGGCACCATCCTGAGTTCCCATGAGGTGAGCCTAGGCTACAAAGAAGTTCAGGATCCAAGTGTAACTGTCCGGTTCCGATCACTGGATCGGCCAGACACGTATTTTTTGGCCTGGACTACGACCCCCTGGACGCTGATTTCCAATGCAGCGTTGGCGGTAGGTCCAGAGATTGAGTACGTATCTGTCCGCTGTTCCTCTCTGCCTGAGTCCAATCTGATTCTTGCCCGGGCCCGATTAGAGATGCTCCAGGAGGAGTATGAAGTGACCCGTACGATGCGCGGAAGTGAGCTTGAGGGCGAGCATTACGAGCCACTTTTCAGTTTTTTCAAGGACCAGGGCCATAATGCCTGGCGGGTAGTAACTGCTGATTTTGTGTCCACCGAAGATGGTACGGGGATCGTGCATATTGCTCCTGCATTCGGAGCAGATGACTATGAGGTGGGACAAACGGAAGGATTTCCTGTCCTGAATCCAATTAATCCTCGGGGCTATTTTGCTCCAGATATACCCCATGTGGGTGGGCTCTGGTTCAAGGATGCTGACCGGCCCATTATTCGAGATCTGCGTGGACGGGGTCTTTTGCATCGTGATGACAGCTATGTGCATAATTATCCTCATGACTGGCGAAAAGGAACGCCACTCATGAGTTACCCGGTGGAAAGCTGGTTCATTCGCACAACGGCGATTCGCGATCGACTCGTAGAGCTTAATAATCAGATTGCGTGGCAGCCGGTATCCATTGGGTCCGGTCGCTTTGGAGAATGGCTGTCCAATAATGTGGACTGGGCGCTCAGTCGCCGGCGTTTTTGGGGGACTCCTCTTCCAGTCTGGGTATCTGATCAGGACCCTGATGTCATCGAGGTGATTGGCTCTATTCAGGAACTACGTGAACGCTGCGGGGAGCAGCTGCCGGATAAAGATGAAGACATCGATTTACATCGCCCCTTTGTAGATGAGCTAACATGGCCTGCCCCGGATGGAGGGACGATGCGGCGAGTACCGGAAACCATTGATGTCTGGTTTGATTCAGGAGCCATGCCATTTGCACAATGGCATTATCCATTTGAGAATCAGGAGGCCTTTCAGCGGAGTTTTCCTGCAGACTTCATCGCCGAAGGCGTGGATCAGACACGTGGCTGGTTTTATACGCTTCACGCGATTGCGGCCCTGGTGATGGATGAGGTCTCGTTTCGCAATTGTGTGGTCGGTGGACTTCTCCTTGATGCGAAAGGAGAAAAGATGTCTAAGACCAAGGGGAATACCTTGGACCCGTTTGATCTAATCAAAGAACACGGAGCGGACCGGGTGAGATGGTACATGATGAGTAACACCCCTCCGTGGGAAGATCTAAAGTTTAACGTCAATGGTGTGAAGGAGGTGGAGCGCAAATTCTTCGGTACGTTAATGAATAGTTATAGCTTCTTTGCCACATATGCCAACATAGATGGCTATACGGGTGAAGAAGAAGCCCCATCTGTGATCGAGCGACCAGAACTGGATCGGTGGATTCTCAGCCGGTTGCACTCCACCGCGGAACTGGTAGATGCAGCACTGGCAAGATACCATCCGACCAAGGCGGCTCGTGCGGTTGAAAGTTTTGTCACAGATCTTTCAAATTGGTATATCCGCAGATCTCGTCGGCGTTTTTGGAGTGCAAAAGCGACTCAGGCCTCCGAATCTGATGATGATAAATGGGCAGCCTACGAAACGGTACATACGTGCCTTGAAACAACGGCGTGTCTCATGGCACCGATTGCGCCCTATTACAGCGAGTGGTTATATCAGCATCTTATGGTCGATACCCGGGATGCAGCTGAGTCGGTTCATTTGACATACTTTCCCCAAAAAGACCAGGCGCTGGTGGATGCTGCACTGGAGGCGCGGATGAAGAGTGCACAGGTGATTTCCTCTCTTGTTCTCGGGCTGCGCAACAAGGCCAGTTTGAATATTCGCCAGCCCGTGGGCCGGATACTGGTAGTGGTAGACGAAAAGTGTCGGGAGGAAACGATTTCCCTGGTCGCCCCCATCATTCTGGATGAGGTAAATGCACGAACGATTGAATACATTGATGCTTCACATGCCATTGTTCGGCGAAGTGCCCGTCCGAATTTCCGTCAATTAGGTCGTAGAGCTGGGCGTAATATGCCCAAGGTCAAGGAGGCAATTTTGGCTTTGGAGCCAGCTCAACTGGAGGCCTATGGTGCAGGTGAGCGGGTTGTGCTTACGGGGGAGGGGTTTGAACTAGAATTGCAGCCAGGGGATGTTGAGATTACAACCGAGGGGGTTGAAGGGTGGCTGGTAGGTCAAGAGGATGGATATACGGTTGCTTTGGATACCGTAATTACGGAAGAGTTACTTCATGAGGGGCTCGCTCGGGAAAGTATTAACCGACTTCAGAATCTGCGGAAGTCAGCGGGATTTGCAGTGACGGATCGAATTCATGTCGATTACAAGGCAACAGAAGTTTTGCGCACGGCCATTGAACACTATGTTGACCGTGTCAGAAACGAAACGTTGGCCATCACGTTCAACTTCGCCAATTCTCCAAAGGGAGAGCGTATTGAACGATTTGATATTGGTGAGGAGTCGCTCACGCTTGGCGTGAGTCGTTCAGAGTAG
- a CDS encoding purine-nucleoside phosphorylase, which translates to MEENIPDPGTQVAQVEEAVASIREHTQFQPQVGLILGTGLGQLTQEIDVEHRIPYESIPHCPVSTVESHGGEIVLGTLRGAPVACMKGRVHVYEGYSARQVTFPVRVMAKLGIGSLLVSNACGCMNPDYRRGDVMVLSDHINLQGVNPLVGPNVDAWGPRFPDMSEPYDVELRRYAMQAAKAHSIQLHEGVYVSVLGPCLETKAEYKFLRAIGADVVGMSTTPEVTVARHMNLRVMAVSVITDECFPDTLQPLTLEDVIEAAGIAEPKLAAIMSGVVEKLAQG; encoded by the coding sequence ATGGAGGAAAATATTCCCGACCCCGGAACACAGGTCGCACAGGTGGAAGAAGCGGTAGCTTCAATCCGTGAACACACCCAATTTCAGCCCCAGGTTGGGTTGATCCTGGGCACAGGATTGGGGCAGTTGACACAGGAGATTGATGTTGAGCATCGGATTCCCTATGAGTCAATTCCGCATTGTCCTGTCTCAACAGTGGAGTCCCATGGGGGAGAAATTGTTCTGGGAACGCTCCGGGGGGCTCCGGTGGCGTGCATGAAAGGGCGTGTACATGTATACGAGGGATACAGTGCTCGCCAAGTGACGTTTCCGGTTCGTGTCATGGCAAAACTTGGCATCGGGAGTCTATTGGTTTCGAATGCATGTGGCTGTATGAATCCCGATTATCGCCGTGGAGATGTGATGGTGCTTTCAGATCATATTAATCTACAAGGGGTCAATCCACTGGTCGGCCCGAACGTGGATGCCTGGGGGCCGCGATTCCCTGATATGAGCGAGCCCTATGACGTTGAGCTCCGCCGGTATGCAATGCAGGCTGCCAAAGCCCATTCAATCCAGCTTCATGAAGGGGTGTATGTCTCTGTGCTGGGGCCTTGCCTGGAAACCAAGGCGGAGTACAAATTCTTGCGGGCGATTGGTGCAGATGTGGTTGGGATGTCGACAACCCCGGAGGTTACCGTTGCCAGGCACATGAATTTACGCGTGATGGCGGTGAGTGTGATCACCGATGAATGCTTTCCTGATACACTCCAGCCCCTGACATTAGAGGATGTCATTGAAGCAGCAGGTATCGCAGAGCCAAAGCTGGCTGCGATTATGTCCGGCGTTGTAGAAAAACTTGCTCAAGGGTAA
- a CDS encoding YggS family pyridoxal phosphate-dependent enzyme: MSNRISDRINQVREKIAGACRRAGRREEEITLIAVTKTWPPEVVAEASQAGLTDFGENKAQELVAKAPLFPAQNWHMIGHLQRNKARQVVAYAKEFHALDSIRLAGALNRHAEEAGRILPCFIQVNVSGEASKFGLDTAQVVELATRLGGYGSLQPIGLMTLASPDLRKVREEFRLLRSIRSKYSHLTGAGLSMGMSGDYEIAIEEGATHIRVGSALFGPRKPIIKT; this comes from the coding sequence ATGTCGAATCGTATCAGTGATCGAATAAATCAGGTGCGGGAGAAAATTGCGGGTGCCTGTCGCCGTGCAGGGCGCAGAGAAGAGGAGATTACCCTCATCGCGGTAACGAAGACTTGGCCTCCTGAGGTGGTTGCCGAGGCATCACAGGCCGGACTCACAGATTTTGGGGAAAACAAAGCACAGGAATTGGTTGCAAAAGCTCCCCTCTTTCCCGCTCAGAACTGGCATATGATCGGACACCTGCAACGCAACAAGGCACGCCAGGTCGTCGCTTATGCCAAAGAATTTCATGCCCTGGACAGCATCCGCTTGGCCGGGGCATTAAACCGTCATGCCGAAGAGGCGGGTCGCATACTCCCCTGTTTTATACAGGTGAATGTATCTGGAGAAGCGTCCAAATTTGGACTGGACACTGCCCAAGTCGTTGAACTTGCAACGCGGTTGGGCGGGTACGGGTCACTCCAGCCGATAGGGCTCATGACGCTGGCCTCGCCAGATCTACGAAAGGTACGTGAGGAATTTCGTCTGCTGCGAAGTATACGTTCCAAATATTCACATTTAACAGGTGCAGGATTATCCATGGGGATGAGTGGAGATTATGAAATAGCGATTGAGGAAGGGGCCACGCATATACGTGTCGGTTCCGCCCTGTTTGGACCACGAAAACCAATCATTAAGACTTAA
- a CDS encoding FtsX-like permease family protein, protein MPSYSGTSSRPGCPGLSSRRGSACSGMRSAWVFRMAWWESQGSRRRLLIFLFSMIVGVALLVALSSTSESLQYSVDQHARELLGADMRFSSNRPFDDSTQAAIDTIGVAKARRVTTLSVAYFPVQHRSRLVSVYGVEDAYPLYGSLKSNPAEAETGFKEKAGALVDQGLMQTLGVHEGDTVQIGRHRYEISGSLVRAPSETEVSMLIMPSVYVPINTLDPMLLGFGAMANYEVYVKLAPGEDPEAIRDSLYSDGDRFNANIDTVAEQRDNWEEVLEFFNQFLGLAGFGALVLGGLGVGGAIRAHVRRCLDNIAVLQCMGAGSGSVFSIYFFQAFTLGCIAGVFGCFGGALAQLFVPYAISAFLPFEIAFRISWSSMAMGYGVGLFVTLIFAILPLMDVHGVSPLRALRSSIEPLTPARFRFLAYIIIVGGLIVIAAAQSGSWTASVYYAVAIIIAFGALILMSKLLMLIARKLTNRIPFYPLRQGFANLHRPGNQTLLVMLALGLGTFIVMVLLISESTIIRQMDTVGGNGRPDMILFDIQNDQLDGVTRLIEEQSWPIIDSSPIVNMRLHAIGGQTVEELVKDSTRGVTWPLTREYRSTYRAELTDAESLTSGTFTGIYQPDSAFVPISVEDNFARTELGLDMGDTLVFDVQGRLVPTVVTSFRTVDWEQMRSNFYVVFPNNVLEEAPQTHVITSRREGDTTPDSLQSLVVASYPNVTVLSLEAIIRIIREVMDRIRFAIQFMAYFCFIAGVLVLVGSLLIGRLQRIEESGLLKTLGASKKQLLIIAMAEYSVLGLLSCSTGLILSLIAGWILSMAVFQLPLAVTGQSILTVIAAVIGLTLIIGFLSNRSIYDRSVLAVLRAEG, encoded by the coding sequence ATGCCATCGTATTCTGGAACTTCAAGCCGGCCGGGTTGCCCGGGATTATCAAGCCGCAGAGGAAGTGCGTGCAGTGGCATGAGAAGTGCCTGGGTTTTTCGTATGGCGTGGTGGGAAAGTCAGGGAAGCCGGCGTCGGTTGCTGATTTTTCTCTTTTCAATGATCGTCGGGGTTGCTCTGCTAGTCGCATTGTCTTCGACGTCAGAAAGCCTTCAGTATAGCGTTGACCAGCATGCACGCGAGCTCTTGGGGGCCGATATGCGGTTCTCCAGCAACCGCCCATTTGATGATTCCACGCAGGCTGCTATTGATACGATTGGGGTTGCCAAAGCTCGACGAGTCACTACGTTGTCGGTTGCCTACTTTCCAGTGCAGCACCGGTCTCGTCTGGTCAGCGTCTACGGAGTGGAAGATGCGTATCCACTATATGGGTCACTGAAGTCCAACCCCGCAGAGGCCGAGACCGGGTTCAAAGAAAAGGCGGGAGCCCTGGTGGATCAAGGCTTGATGCAGACTCTGGGGGTTCACGAGGGGGATACCGTTCAGATTGGTCGACACAGATACGAAATCTCGGGCTCACTCGTGCGTGCACCCAGCGAAACGGAAGTCAGCATGCTCATCATGCCTTCGGTGTATGTCCCCATCAACACATTGGATCCTATGCTCCTAGGATTTGGAGCCATGGCCAATTATGAGGTCTACGTGAAGCTTGCTCCCGGTGAAGATCCAGAAGCCATTCGTGATTCATTGTATAGTGATGGGGATAGGTTCAACGCAAATATTGATACGGTGGCGGAGCAGCGGGATAACTGGGAAGAGGTATTGGAATTTTTCAATCAATTTCTTGGTCTGGCGGGCTTTGGTGCACTCGTGTTGGGGGGATTGGGGGTTGGGGGAGCCATCCGTGCACATGTTCGTCGTTGCCTAGATAACATTGCCGTACTGCAATGCATGGGGGCAGGGAGTGGGAGTGTTTTTTCGATTTACTTTTTTCAGGCATTTACCCTGGGATGCATCGCTGGTGTGTTTGGATGTTTTGGGGGAGCGTTGGCACAATTATTCGTCCCTTATGCCATCAGTGCATTTCTGCCATTCGAAATTGCATTTCGTATATCATGGTCAAGTATGGCGATGGGATATGGAGTCGGGTTGTTTGTAACATTAATATTCGCAATCCTGCCTCTTATGGATGTACATGGGGTGTCCCCTTTGCGGGCACTTCGCTCAAGTATTGAGCCTCTGACACCGGCCCGTTTCCGTTTTCTAGCATACATCATCATCGTTGGTGGTCTGATTGTGATCGCAGCAGCCCAGTCAGGAAGCTGGACTGCCAGTGTCTACTATGCGGTGGCAATCATCATTGCTTTTGGAGCTTTAATACTCATGTCAAAGCTCCTCATGCTGATCGCCCGTAAGCTGACGAACCGAATTCCGTTTTATCCACTTCGTCAAGGATTTGCGAACTTGCATCGCCCCGGGAATCAGACGCTCTTGGTAATGTTAGCCCTTGGACTGGGCACATTTATTGTCATGGTACTGCTGATCAGTGAGAGTACCATAATTAGACAAATGGACACGGTGGGTGGCAACGGTCGACCGGACATGATTCTCTTTGATATCCAGAATGACCAATTGGACGGAGTGACACGCCTGATCGAAGAGCAGAGTTGGCCAATCATTGACAGTTCTCCGATCGTGAATATGCGACTACATGCGATTGGGGGGCAGACGGTAGAAGAGCTTGTCAAGGATTCTACTCGAGGAGTCACATGGCCACTGACACGTGAGTACAGGTCCACATATCGGGCAGAGCTCACGGATGCCGAATCGCTTACCAGCGGTACCTTCACTGGAATCTATCAACCCGATTCCGCCTTCGTCCCCATTTCGGTAGAGGATAATTTTGCGCGGACAGAGCTGGGTCTGGATATGGGAGATACGCTTGTTTTTGATGTGCAGGGGAGGTTGGTTCCTACGGTGGTGACCAGCTTCCGAACGGTTGACTGGGAACAGATGCGGTCAAATTTTTATGTTGTGTTCCCCAACAATGTATTGGAAGAGGCTCCACAAACGCATGTGATTACAAGTCGTAGGGAGGGGGACACCACCCCAGATTCCTTGCAGTCACTGGTGGTCGCGAGTTACCCAAACGTCACGGTACTCAGTCTGGAGGCAATCATCCGAATCATCCGTGAAGTCATGGATCGTATCCGCTTTGCGATCCAGTTTATGGCGTATTTCTGCTTCATCGCAGGAGTTCTGGTCTTGGTCGGATCTCTTTTGATTGGCCGATTGCAGCGAATTGAAGAAAGCGGTTTGCTGAAAACTTTAGGAGCCAGCAAGAAGCAACTTCTTATCATTGCAATGGCGGAGTATTCGGTCCTAGGACTCTTGTCCTGTTCAACGGGTTTGATTTTATCTTTAATTGCGGGTTGGATTCTGTCAATGGCAGTATTCCAACTTCCGTTGGCGGTGACAGGCCAGTCCATTCTTACGGTGATTGCTGCAGTGATCGGATTAACCCTGATCATCGGTTTTCTGAGCAATCGGAGTATTTATGATCGATCGGTACTTGCCGTACTTCGTGCAGAAGGGTAG
- a CDS encoding ABC transporter ATP-binding protein — protein MLEVKELTKTYQSGSRLLTVLDNITFSLGAGEVCAVVGPSGSGKTTLLGLCAGLDSPTSGVVKLAGNDLGHCSEGERAEIRRNFVGFVFQTFKLIPTLTALQNVMVPLELSGKGSARKRALELLTEVGLKGRAHHYPVQMSGGEQQRVGLARAFINRPAILFADEPTGNLDTATGNRIEELLLDLNRTAGTALVVVTHDLNFARSCHRILELQAGRVARDYQAAEEVRAVA, from the coding sequence ATGCTTGAGGTTAAAGAGCTTACGAAAACATATCAAAGTGGGTCCCGCTTACTGACCGTTCTGGATAATATTACGTTTTCCCTCGGTGCTGGTGAGGTTTGTGCGGTCGTGGGGCCCTCCGGCAGTGGAAAGACGACCCTTTTGGGGTTATGTGCAGGGCTGGATTCACCGACCTCAGGAGTCGTAAAGCTAGCGGGTAACGACCTTGGGCACTGTTCCGAAGGAGAACGGGCAGAAATTCGACGCAATTTTGTCGGATTCGTCTTTCAGACGTTCAAACTCATTCCCACGCTGACGGCGCTACAGAATGTGATGGTCCCACTGGAACTCAGTGGGAAAGGAAGTGCTCGTAAGCGTGCACTGGAGCTGCTCACGGAGGTTGGCCTCAAAGGGCGTGCACATCACTATCCCGTTCAGATGAGTGGGGGAGAGCAGCAGCGGGTTGGCCTTGCCAGAGCATTCATTAATCGCCCAGCCATTCTTTTTGCCGATGAGCCTACGGGCAACCTAGATACGGCTACGGGCAACAGAATCGAAGAATTACTCCTTGACCTGAACCGCACCGCGGGTACGGCATTGGTTGTGGTGACGCACGACCTGAATTTTGCCCGGTCATGCCATCGTATTCTGGAACTTCAAGCCGGCCGGGTTGCCCGGGATTATCAAGCCGCAGAGGAAGTGCGTGCAGTGGCATGA
- a CDS encoding arylesterase: protein MCLCVLLPVRPAVAQNSEGTPIRVLFLGNSLTAGYGLSPDEAYPALLQTRIDSLKWSVTIINAGVSGDTSAGGLTRLAWQLENPPDVLVVALGANDGLRGLPPTMTKSNLTQIIRQAREANSNVSILIAGMQVPPNLGPIFQEEFRDIYPSIAEEMDTELIPFLLEGVGGVTELNQADGIHPNAAGQRRLADTVWEALAPILQERISP, encoded by the coding sequence ATGTGCTTGTGTGTTCTATTACCTGTACGGCCAGCGGTTGCGCAAAACTCTGAGGGTACCCCCATCCGCGTACTTTTTTTGGGCAACAGTCTGACGGCTGGTTATGGGCTTTCCCCAGATGAGGCCTACCCTGCTCTCCTGCAGACACGTATTGATTCATTAAAATGGTCCGTAACCATCATCAATGCCGGTGTGAGTGGAGATACGTCTGCCGGAGGACTGACACGCCTCGCCTGGCAACTGGAAAACCCTCCCGACGTCCTGGTTGTTGCTCTAGGGGCAAATGATGGTCTGCGGGGGCTCCCGCCAACAATGACAAAAAGCAACTTAACACAGATCATTCGTCAAGCCAGAGAAGCCAATTCCAACGTGAGTATTCTGATTGCTGGAATGCAGGTCCCTCCCAACTTGGGTCCAATCTTTCAGGAGGAATTCAGAGATATTTACCCTTCTATAGCTGAGGAAATGGATACCGAACTGATCCCCTTTCTTCTGGAAGGAGTCGGCGGTGTCACCGAGCTGAACCAAGCCGATGGGATTCACCCCAATGCCGCTGGTCAGCGAAGATTGGCTGACACGGTCTGGGAAGCTCTGGCGCCTATACTTCAGGAACGCATTTCTCCTTAA
- a CDS encoding PaaI family thioesterase, translating to MSFYDNGEDEVESHYTVPRSFEGYPGIVHGGVQAAILDEIIGRVSLIEDFHAFMMSVRLDVKYRKPVPVEVPLHIVAKREVMRDRFAKAEGKIYLPDGTVGSEASIKLVRLPEEFRMGVDVSQELGWRVDP from the coding sequence ATGTCTTTCTATGACAATGGAGAGGATGAGGTGGAGTCACATTACACCGTTCCCCGATCCTTTGAGGGATATCCGGGGATTGTTCATGGAGGGGTGCAGGCTGCGATTCTGGATGAGATCATTGGACGCGTATCGTTGATCGAAGATTTCCATGCGTTCATGATGTCGGTCCGGCTAGATGTAAAGTATCGAAAGCCGGTCCCAGTGGAAGTGCCGCTACATATTGTTGCGAAGCGGGAGGTCATGCGCGATCGCTTCGCCAAGGCGGAGGGAAAAATTTATTTGCCAGACGGAACCGTCGGATCTGAAGCATCCATTAAATTGGTCCGTCTTCCAGAAGAATTTCGTATGGGTGTAGATGTCTCCCAGGAACTGGGTTGGCGCGTAGATCCATGA